In Pseudomonas grandcourensis, the DNA window AGGGGGATATTCTTATTCATTGTGAGGCTCCCGCCGTGTGAACGATGGGTGCACTAAATCAAAGGCCTTACAATGAGTAAAATGAATAGGTAACATTCCAAGAATGCACAGTATTAATATCCGTACCCTCGATCTGAACTTGCTGGTGGTGTTCATCACCCTGTGGGAAACCCAGAACGTCACCCGCGCCAGTGAGCGCCTGGCCTTGAGCCAGTCAGCCGTCAGCCATGCCTTGCGCCGATTGCGTGAACGCCTGGGCGACGAATTGTTCGTGCTCGGGCGTTCAGGGCTGGTGCCGACCTCACGGGCCACGGCACTGATTGGCCCGGTGCGTGAGGCCCTGGAAAAGATCGACCAGGTGCTGCAGGGCGGCGAGTCGTTCTCGCCAGCCACGGCTCAACGCACGTTCCGCATCGCGGCAGGCGACTTCGTCGAATTCCTGATCCTGCCCAAATTGCTCCAGCTCATTTCCGTGGTCGCGCCCGGGGTCGTCATTGAAATCGTACCGCTGCCTGAACCCGGTACCTTGTCGTTGATGCTCGAGAGCGGGGCTATCGACCTGATGCTCAACACGCCCGCCGCCCTCGGCGCAGGCGTGCGTTGCGAGTCATTGACGACCGTGCAGTTGCTGACCCTGATCTGGCAACGCGAAGGCCTGACGGCCGGGCGCTTCCCGCTGGACTTGTACCTTGAGCGGCCGCACGTGGTGATCAGCATGCACGAGCGCGGCGGCAACATCATCGACCGCACACTCGCCGCGCAGTCCTTGAGCCGAAGAATTGGCGCGGTCGTGCAAAACTTCATGGCAATGCCGATCATCGCCGCGCAAACCGGCTACATTTGTAATCTACCGAGCCCGATTGCCCGGACGTTTGCTGGTGTTTTCAACCTCAGTTGCCATGCCCCACCCTTTGAATTTCCCGAGCCTGAGCTGATTGCCTGCTGGCACACGCGCTTCGATGCCGATGAGGGTTTGCAATGGTTGCGCGTGCAGTTAAAGGATTGTGCGGTCAGTTGAGCCCACTCATCATCCGCATGGACGATTTGCGATTGGAGTGACTGATGAATCAGCAAGGCAGCCATCCGCAAGAGCGGACTCCAGGCACTCCACAGCGGGGAACCTTGCGCAGCCTGTTGATCCCGGAATGGCTCGACAGCTACCGGCCGGACTGGCTGCGAGGCGATGTGGTCGCCGGGCTGACGGCAGCGGCCGTGGTCATTCCCAAGGCGCTGGCGTACGCCACCATTGCCGGCCTGCCGGTGCAGGTCGGGCTGTATACGGCGTTGGTGCCGATGGTGATCTATGCCGTGCTCGGTACGTCGCGCCCGCTTAGCGTCAGCACCACGACCACCCTGGCCATTCTCGCCGGCTCCGCGTTGGGCCAGCTCAGCCCCGATGGCGATGCGGCGACCTTGCTCGCCGGTTCCGCCACGCTGGCCCTGATGGTGGGCGCGATCTTGATTGTCGCGGGGCTGCTGCGCCTGGGTTTCGTCGCCAACTTCATTTCCGAACCGGTGCTGGTGGGTTTCAAGGCCGGCATCGGCGTGGTCATCGTGCTCGACCAGTTGCCCAAACTGCTGGGCACGCACATCGACAAAGGCGGCTTCCTGCACAACCTGGTGGCGACGGTC includes these proteins:
- a CDS encoding LysR family transcriptional regulator, with product MHSINIRTLDLNLLVVFITLWETQNVTRASERLALSQSAVSHALRRLRERLGDELFVLGRSGLVPTSRATALIGPVREALEKIDQVLQGGESFSPATAQRTFRIAAGDFVEFLILPKLLQLISVVAPGVVIEIVPLPEPGTLSLMLESGAIDLMLNTPAALGAGVRCESLTTVQLLTLIWQREGLTAGRFPLDLYLERPHVVISMHERGGNIIDRTLAAQSLSRRIGAVVQNFMAMPIIAAQTGYICNLPSPIARTFAGVFNLSCHAPPFEFPEPELIACWHTRFDADEGLQWLRVQLKDCAVS